Genomic DNA from Phaeobacter porticola:
TGGCGAAGGGGGCCATGCTGCCGCTGTCTTGCAGGGCAAGGCGGCGATTGATTTCGGTTCCGATATCCTGCGGCGCGGGCACTGTCGTGTACCACAGCCGGTGCAGGTCGCCGTCGGCGGCAGCCTCTGCCAGATCGCTGGCGTGGTCGGGCAGAAGCGGGGTGAGGGAGACGGTTTTGCCCGTCAGGGGGAGCGGAGAAGCCCACATGGTTGCGCACCTTTGATCTGAAATATCCAATCCAGAGATGCAAGAAAGGTGGCCCGGTTCAAAGGGCCACCTTTTAACTTTTCGATCAGGCCAGATGGCCCGATCTGGAGATATCAGCCAAAGACCTTGGTCAGGGCCACATCCACCGCATCTGTGATCTTGTCCACGTCTTCGGGTGTCACGATCAGCGCCGGACTGAAGCAGAGGGTGTTGTTCTTGCCCGGGATGGAGCGGTTGGTCACACCAATGATGACGTTCTGATTGCCGCATTCGGCCACAACCGCCTGCGCCAGTTTCTCGTCCACCGGTTCCTTGGTGTCGCGGTCCGCAACCAGTTCCGCACCGATAAAGAGACCCTTGCCGCGGACATCGCCGATGACCTGATGTTTCTCCATCAGCGCCTCAAGGTTGGATTTCATCCGCGCGCCCATGGCGGTGCAGTTGTCGAGCAGGTTCTCATCCTCGATGATCTGCATATTGACCAGTGCGGCCGCAGGGCCGGCGGTGCAGCCGCCAAAGGTGGAGATGTCGCGGAAGTAGTTCATCGGATCACTGGCGTCATCCTTGAACATGTCAAAGACCGCTTCGGTGGTGACAAGGCAGGCAATCGCCGCATAGCCGGAGGCCACACCTTTGGCCATGGTCACGAAGTCGGGCTGAATGCCGTAGTGCTGATAGCCAAACCAAGTGCCGGTGCGGCCAACGCCACAGACCACTTCGTCGATATGCAAGAGGATGTCGTACTGTTTGCAGATTTCCTGTACCCGCGGCCAGTAGCCTTCAGGCGCCTCAATGACGCCACCGCCCGCGGTCACCGGTTCAAGGCAGAGCGCGCCGACGGTGTCGGGGCCTTCGCGCAGGATGATCTCTTCGATCTGGTTGGCCGCTGCAATGCCGAACTCCTTGCCGGAGAGATGCTCCAGACCCAGCTCGTGCTTGCGGTACTCCATGCAGTGGGGAACTTTCACGAAATCGGGCGCGAAGGGGCCATATTGCATATTGCGCTCTTCCTGGCCGCCTGCGGACATCGCCGCAAGGGTGGAGCCGTGGTAGTCGCGGTCGCGGTAGAGGATCTTGGTTTTCTTGCCGCCGTATTTCTTATGCGCGATCTGGCGCACCATCTTGAAGGCTTTCTCATTCGCCTCAGATCCGGAGTTGTTGTAGTAGACCCGGCTCATGCCCGGCATTTTCCCGATCAGCTTTTCGGCAAACAGCGCACCGGGGATGGACCCTGCCGACTGGGCGAAATAGCAGAGCTTCATCAGCTGGTCATAGACCGCCTTGGCGATTTCCTCGCGGCCATAGCCGACGTTGACGGTCCAGACCCCGCCGGAAACGGCGTCGAGCCACTCCTTGCCGTTCTGGTCCCAGACCCGCATGCCCTTGCCCTCGACGATGATGCGGGGGTCGTTTTCTTCAAAAGGCTTGTGCTGAATCAGGTGATGCCAGACGTTGGCCTTATCGGCGGCGATGACCCGGCTCAGGTCGTTTTCATTGAACGTGCCATCCATGACATGCCCTTTCCAAGTTGTTCGAAAATGCGGTCTGCCATGGATTGGCTGGCCAGACTCGCCCTGTACCCACGAAACGCTATATTTACGTTTTGCTCTAGGTCCAGTTGCCGGCGCAATTTAGCTCCAGACGCGGAGCTGGCGGATGATTGTGGTAAAAAACATTTGTTCTGGATTTGTTGGATTGAGAACGTGCGTCGATATGCGCCAGATCGGTGCAGTGACACAGGCGGAGCGAAGCGTTGACGACATATCATTTGATGGTGGCCCCCAATGGGGCGCGGCGGCGGCAGGCGGATCATGCAGGGCTGCCGGTGCGCACTGCGGAGATTGCTGCGACGGCGGCGACTTGCCAGCGGGTCGGGGCGGATGCGCTGCATCTGCATGTGCGCGACCGGGACGGCGGGCATTCGCTGGATGCGGGACGCTACCGCGCGGCAATCGCGGCGGTGGCCGAGGCCGCGCCGGGCATGGCGATCCAGATCACCACCGAGAGTGCCGGGGTTTTTGACGTTGCCGATCAGCTGGCCTGTCTGGAGGCGCTGCGTCCGGCGGCGGCCTCTGTGTCTATCCGAGAGATGGCGCGGGATTGGCGATTGGCATCGAGGGCTTATGCGGTCTGTGCGGAGGCGGGGACTGAGGTGCAGCATATTCTATACGGTGCCGACTGCATCGCGGCGTTGCGTCAGGCCTATGCGCGCGGGGATATTCCGACGCAGATGCGGTCGGCTATTTTTGTGCTGGGCCAATATGCGCCGCCGCGCCTGGCCCATCCGGCGGAGCTGCACCCGTTTCTGGCGGCAACTGCGGATCTGGATCTGGACTGGGGGCTCTGCGCCTTTGGCCGGCAGGAACACGCCTGCCTGCTGGCAGGGCTTGAGGCCGGCGGGCGGCTGCGGATCGGGTTTGAAAACAATACCCAGGCTGCGGATGGATCAGAGTATCCTGACAACGCGGCCTCTGTCGCGGCTTTTGTCGCATTGGCCCGCGCGGCGGGGCATCGCCCGCTTGTGATGTCTGTTTCCGAGGATAAAGGACCCCAGTAATGAGCCATGTTTTCCCTCGCCACACCAAAGCCGATCTGCCCATCGCCGTTGCAGGGGACGGCTGCTACCTGATTGATGCCAATGGCAAACGCTATTTCGATGGCTCGGGCGGCGCGGCGGTGTCCTGTCTGGGGCATTCCGACGCCGGGGTGACTGCCGCCATACAGGCGCAGGTTGGCAAGCTGGCTTTTGCCCATACCGGGTTCATGACCTCGGAACCGGCAGAGGCGCTGGCGGATCTGCTGATTTCACAGGCGCCGGGGGATCTGGACCGGGTCTATTTCGTCTCCGGCGGGTCAGAGGCGACGGAGGCCGCGATCAAGCTGGCGCGGCAGTATCATCTGGAGCGTGGCGACAGCGCGCGCCGTCACGTGATCGCGCGCAGGCAAAGCTATCACGGCAATACGCTGGGGGCGCTTGCGGCGGGGGGCAACGCATGGCGACGCCAGCAGTTTGCGCCGCTGCTGATTGATATTTCGCATATCGCGCCCTGCTATGAATATGTCGATCGGGGCGACGGCGAGAGCCGCTATGACTATGGTCAGCGTGTGGCCAATGAGCTGGAGGCGGAGATCCTGCGGCTTGGGCCAGAAACGGTCATGGCCTTTATGGCGGAGCCGGTGGTCGGGGCGACATCCGGCGCGGTGCCGGCCGTTGAGGGCTATTTCAAGCGTATCCGCGAAATCTGCGACCAATACGGCGTGTTGCTCATTCTGGATGAGGTGATGTGCGGCATGGGGCGGACTGGTCATTTGTTCGCGTGCGAGGCGGATGGTGTTGCGCCGGATATCCTGTGTATCGCCAAGGGGCTGGGCGCTGGCTATCAGCCGATTGGCGCGATGCTGTGCAGTCGCCAGATCTATGACGCGATTGAAGGCGGCAGCGGTTTTTTCCAGCACGGCCACACCTATATTGGCCACCCGGTGGCAACAGCGGCGGGGCTGGCGGTGGTGCGGGCGCTGCTGGATCGCGGGCTGGTGCAGCGCAGTGCCGAGATGGGTGAGACGTTGCACGCGGCGCTGGTTGCGCGCTTTGGTCAGCATCCGCATGTGGGCGATCTGCGTGGGCGTGGGTTGTTCCGAGGGATCGAACTGGTGGCAGATCGTGACAGCAAGATGCCCTTTGATCCCGCACTTGGTGTTGCGGGCAAGCTGAAGAAGGCGGCGTTTGAGGCCGGGCTGATCTGCTATCCGATGGCGGGAACACGCGACGGGCGCAATGGTGATCATATCCTGCTCGCGCCGCCCTTTATCCTGAGTGAGGATCAGATTGGCGAGATCACAGACAAGCTGGAGGTTGCCTTGGGTCAGGTGCTGCCTGGGGAGTAATCCGCTGATGTCGGATCTCAGGCGACCCGGCACGCGTCGATCAGCTCGGGGGGCGGGAATTCAATTTATGGATTTTGATCGGTTATTGGCGTAATTTTAGGGTCAAAATCTTGGAATAATTTGTATATATTGCAGTAAATGAGTGAAATTTCACCAGTCTTACTTGGTAAAGTGTTTGCAGCACAGCAAGAGGACCGTTCAAATGACCACAAATTTCGCCCCTGCCGACCTTCTTGATCGCTTCAGCGCGTCACTTGCTGGGGCTGAGTGTCTGGACCGCCTGCGGGGCGGTGTCATTGGTGACGGGGCGGAACTACCGGGACCGAACGGGCCGGTGAAGATGATATACGCCGATTACGTCGCCTCTGGCCGGGCCTTGCGCCAGGTTGAGGACTTCGTTCTGACGGAGGTGCTGCCGTTCTATGCCAACAGCCACACCGAGGCATCTTATTGCGGGAGCTTCATGACCCGGCTGCGCAGCGCCGCACGGCAGACCATTGCGCGGATCTGCGGCGCCGATGATCGTTTTGCCACGGTGTTTACCGGGTCTGGCGCGACGGCGGGCCTCAATCGGCTGGTGCATTTGTTGGGGGTCTCCGGCGCAGTGGCTGCGGGGCAGACGCCTCTGGTGATCCTTGGCCCCTATGAGCATCATTCCAACATCCTGCCGTGGCGCGAAAGCGGTGCCGAGGTGGTGGAGATTGCCGAAGCCGCAGAGGGCGGGCCAGACATGGCGGAGCTGGAGGCTGTGTTGCAGCGCGAGACTGGCGGCGATCGCCTGATCGTGGGGGCGTTTTCTGCGGCATCAAATGTGACAGGGATTGTCACCGACTCCGATGCGGTCAGCCGTCTGCTGCGCCAGTACGGTGCGCGGGTGGTCTGGGACTACGCCGGTGGTGGCCCTTATCTGCCGATGGATATGGCTGCGGGCACAGATGCCGAGAAGGACGCGATTGTGTTCTCCGCCCATAAATTCCTGGGCGGGCCGGGTGCGTCTGGTGTGATGATCCTGCGCAAGGCTGCGGTGGCAAGTACACGCCCGACGCTGCCCGGAGGTGGTACCGTGAAATTTGTCTCCCCCTGGCGGCATGATTACGCAGATGATCTGGCGGCGCGGGAAGAGGCGGGCACGCCCAATGTCGTGGGCGATATCCGGGCCGCGCTGTGTCTTTTGGTGAAGGAGGCGATGGGGCAGGCCTTCATGGACCAGCGGCAGGAGGAGCTGCGGCAGCGGGCGCTGGCGGCCTGGCAGGATCTGCCCAATCTGCAAATCCTCGGCAATCCGAACGCAAGGCAGAAGCTGCCGATCTTCTCGTTTCAGGTGCAGGATCCCGAGACCGGAGCGCCAATACACCAACAGCTGTTCACCCGGATGCTGTCGGATCACTACGGGGTGCAGGCCCGTGGCGGCTGCGCCTGTGCGGGGCCATATGCCCACCGGTTGCTGAACATCGGACAGGTGCAGTCCCGCGCTATGCGCGCGGCCATTCTGGGCGGGCAGGAGATTGAGAAACCGGGCTGGACCCGCCTCAACTTCTCCGCGACGTTGAGCGATGAGAAAGCCGATGCAATCATCCACGCGGTGCGCGACCTCGCACAGGATCCGCAGCGGTTTTGTGAGGGGTATAACGTCGATGCCGCTACTGCGCGTTTTGCGCCGAAGGTGGCCTAATGTGCCGTCTGCTCGCCTGGAACGGGGCCCCGCGCTACCTTGAAGATCTGGTGTTTGTACCGGAACATTCGCTGGTGCATCAATGCCGGAATGCGCTGATCTGCAAGACGCCGATCAATGCGGATGGGTTTGGTATGGCTTGGTATTCCGACCGCCCGGAGCCGTGTCTTTATAAGGACACGCATCCGGCCTGGTCCGATCCCAATCTGGCGCAGATTTCGCGGCATACCAAGACAGGGCTGTTTCTGGCCCATGTGCGCGCCTCCACCGGAACCGCGACTTCGCGCAACAATT
This window encodes:
- a CDS encoding aspartate aminotransferase family protein; its protein translation is MSHVFPRHTKADLPIAVAGDGCYLIDANGKRYFDGSGGAAVSCLGHSDAGVTAAIQAQVGKLAFAHTGFMTSEPAEALADLLISQAPGDLDRVYFVSGGSEATEAAIKLARQYHLERGDSARRHVIARRQSYHGNTLGALAAGGNAWRRQQFAPLLIDISHIAPCYEYVDRGDGESRYDYGQRVANELEAEILRLGPETVMAFMAEPVVGATSGAVPAVEGYFKRIREICDQYGVLLILDEVMCGMGRTGHLFACEADGVAPDILCIAKGLGAGYQPIGAMLCSRQIYDAIEGGSGFFQHGHTYIGHPVATAAGLAVVRALLDRGLVQRSAEMGETLHAALVARFGQHPHVGDLRGRGLFRGIELVADRDSKMPFDPALGVAGKLKKAAFEAGLICYPMAGTRDGRNGDHILLAPPFILSEDQIGEITDKLEVALGQVLPGE
- a CDS encoding 3-keto-5-aminohexanoate cleavage protein, which encodes MTTYHLMVAPNGARRRQADHAGLPVRTAEIAATAATCQRVGADALHLHVRDRDGGHSLDAGRYRAAIAAVAEAAPGMAIQITTESAGVFDVADQLACLEALRPAAASVSIREMARDWRLASRAYAVCAEAGTEVQHILYGADCIAALRQAYARGDIPTQMRSAIFVLGQYAPPRLAHPAELHPFLAATADLDLDWGLCAFGRQEHACLLAGLEAGGRLRIGFENNTQAADGSEYPDNAASVAAFVALARAAGHRPLVMSVSEDKGPQ
- a CDS encoding aminotransferase class V-fold PLP-dependent enzyme, which gives rise to MTTNFAPADLLDRFSASLAGAECLDRLRGGVIGDGAELPGPNGPVKMIYADYVASGRALRQVEDFVLTEVLPFYANSHTEASYCGSFMTRLRSAARQTIARICGADDRFATVFTGSGATAGLNRLVHLLGVSGAVAAGQTPLVILGPYEHHSNILPWRESGAEVVEIAEAAEGGPDMAELEAVLQRETGGDRLIVGAFSAASNVTGIVTDSDAVSRLLRQYGARVVWDYAGGGPYLPMDMAAGTDAEKDAIVFSAHKFLGGPGASGVMILRKAAVASTRPTLPGGGTVKFVSPWRHDYADDLAAREEAGTPNVVGDIRAALCLLVKEAMGQAFMDQRQEELRQRALAAWQDLPNLQILGNPNARQKLPIFSFQVQDPETGAPIHQQLFTRMLSDHYGVQARGGCACAGPYAHRLLNIGQVQSRAMRAAILGGQEIEKPGWTRLNFSATLSDEKADAIIHAVRDLAQDPQRFCEGYNVDAATARFAPKVA
- a CDS encoding aspartate aminotransferase family protein, with the protein product MDGTFNENDLSRVIAADKANVWHHLIQHKPFEENDPRIIVEGKGMRVWDQNGKEWLDAVSGGVWTVNVGYGREEIAKAVYDQLMKLCYFAQSAGSIPGALFAEKLIGKMPGMSRVYYNNSGSEANEKAFKMVRQIAHKKYGGKKTKILYRDRDYHGSTLAAMSAGGQEERNMQYGPFAPDFVKVPHCMEYRKHELGLEHLSGKEFGIAAANQIEEIILREGPDTVGALCLEPVTAGGGVIEAPEGYWPRVQEICKQYDILLHIDEVVCGVGRTGTWFGYQHYGIQPDFVTMAKGVASGYAAIACLVTTEAVFDMFKDDASDPMNYFRDISTFGGCTAGPAAALVNMQIIEDENLLDNCTAMGARMKSNLEALMEKHQVIGDVRGKGLFIGAELVADRDTKEPVDEKLAQAVVAECGNQNVIIGVTNRSIPGKNNTLCFSPALIVTPEDVDKITDAVDVALTKVFG